The proteins below come from a single Parafrankia discariae genomic window:
- a CDS encoding glutaredoxin family protein, whose translation MTEATVGESGPNRELGPQGATSTPAHVAGDHVAGGASAAGGASAAGGASAAGGASAAGDDGAAPGVRITLLTRVGCHLCDDARRVIERVSADIGAGWRELDVDADPRTADTYGDRVPVILVDGREHGYWRVEEQRLRRALAGDRWSWLTGRSGGSGRAGRSPASGTS comes from the coding sequence ATGACCGAGGCCACCGTCGGAGAGTCCGGGCCCAACCGTGAACTGGGCCCCCAAGGGGCCACATCGACCCCCGCGCATGTCGCCGGTGACCACGTCGCCGGCGGTGCCAGTGCCGCCGGCGGTGCCAGTGCCGCCGGCGGTGCCAGTGCCGCCGGCGGTGCCAGTGCCGCCGGCGACGACGGCGCGGCGCCCGGCGTCCGGATCACCCTGCTCACCCGGGTGGGCTGCCACCTGTGTGACGACGCGCGCCGGGTGATCGAGCGGGTGAGCGCCGACATCGGGGCCGGCTGGCGGGAGCTCGACGTCGACGCCGACCCGCGCACGGCGGACACCTACGGCGACCGGGTGCCGGTGATCCTGGTCGACGGCCGGGAGCACGGCTACTGGCGGGTGGAGGAGCAGCGGCTGCGGCGTGCGCTCGCCGGCGACCGGTGGTCCTGGCTGACCGGCAGGTCCGGTGGCTCAGGGCGGGCCGGCCGGAGCCCTGCCTCGGGAACTTCGTGA
- a CDS encoding sigma-70 family RNA polymerase sigma factor, which yields MRLPAAPATLPAAPVVAWWALAPAAARLAFAPAAGRWAPPAVPRRTPPATRWALAAAPSRPAPSRAAPSHPDDPLAAGIAVLRAEIARVHRTGLLGLLPVLLGAAMATARTATAHSTRVEPAGPGAEDVHPFTDGPADGLGLPDPRGEADLVGRATRGEREAFGLIYDRYAEFIYRYAYYRVGGNRAVAEDVVSETFLRALTRISTFEWQGRDIGAWLVTIARNHIVDLARSGRARLEFPTADLLAAADGRPGAGAAVPGPEDAVLAALDVREVLDALGTLGPEQRECVTLRFLEGLSVRETARAMNKKEGAVRALQLRAVRALARHLPMARTD from the coding sequence ATGCGCCTGCCCGCGGCACCGGCCACCCTGCCGGCGGCACCGGTGGTGGCGTGGTGGGCCCTCGCTCCGGCCGCGGCGCGACTGGCCTTCGCCCCGGCGGCGGGGCGGTGGGCTCCCCCGGCGGTGCCCCGCCGGACTCCCCCGGCGACGCGGTGGGCTCTCGCGGCCGCGCCGTCCCGCCCGGCGCCGTCCCGCGCCGCGCCGTCCCACCCCGACGATCCCTTGGCCGCCGGCATCGCCGTGCTGCGCGCGGAGATCGCCCGGGTTCACCGGACCGGGCTGCTCGGCCTGCTTCCGGTGCTGCTGGGCGCCGCGATGGCCACCGCCCGGACGGCGACCGCGCACTCCACCCGCGTCGAACCGGCGGGGCCGGGTGCCGAGGACGTCCACCCCTTCACCGACGGTCCCGCGGATGGCCTGGGCCTGCCCGACCCGCGCGGCGAGGCCGACCTCGTCGGCCGGGCGACCCGCGGGGAGCGGGAGGCCTTCGGCCTCATCTACGACCGGTACGCCGAGTTCATCTACCGCTACGCCTACTACCGCGTCGGCGGCAACCGCGCGGTCGCCGAGGACGTGGTCTCCGAGACGTTCCTGCGGGCGCTGACCCGGATCTCGACCTTCGAGTGGCAGGGCCGCGACATCGGGGCCTGGCTGGTCACCATCGCCCGCAACCACATCGTGGACCTCGCCCGCTCGGGCCGGGCCCGGCTGGAGTTCCCGACCGCCGACCTGCTCGCGGCGGCCGACGGCCGCCCGGGGGCGGGCGCCGCCGTCCCCGGCCCGGAGGACGCGGTGCTGGCCGCGCTGGACGTCCGCGAGGTGCTCGACGCGCTGGGGACACTGGGGCCGGAGCAGCGAGAGTGCGTCACCCTGCGGTTCCTCGAGGGGCTGTCCGTCCGGGAGACCGCGCGGGCGATGAACAAGAAGGAGGGCGCGGTGCGCGCGCTGCAGCTGCGGGCCGTGCGGGCGCTGGCCCGGCACCTGCCCATGGCCCGCACCGACTGA
- a CDS encoding HAD family hydrolase, producing MRVRRRKDHLGGREAAEAAATAALKVAAEEVAKAPPDESAAAFFDVDNTMMAGASIFYFARGLAARDFFDSRDLLKFGWQHVSYRLRGLEDPNGMRDAREAALAFVAGRSVTDIVRYGEEIYDERMAQQIYSGTHALAQQHLDAGQRVWLVTATPVELASIIARRLSLTGALGTVSEVADGKYTGHLVGEPLHGPAKGAAVQALAEREGLDLSRCWAYSDSVNDLPMLSLVGHPVAINPDPDLRAVAKERGWLIKDFRTARKAMKVGIPTAAGIGALGGGVAAGMALRRRYGGT from the coding sequence ATGAGAGTGCGACGACGCAAGGATCACCTGGGTGGCCGCGAGGCCGCGGAGGCGGCGGCGACGGCCGCGCTGAAGGTGGCCGCCGAGGAAGTGGCCAAGGCCCCGCCGGACGAGTCCGCCGCCGCCTTCTTCGACGTCGACAACACGATGATGGCCGGCGCGTCCATCTTCTACTTCGCCCGCGGGCTGGCCGCCCGGGACTTCTTCGATTCCCGGGACCTGCTGAAGTTCGGCTGGCAGCACGTCAGCTACCGGCTGCGTGGTCTGGAGGACCCGAACGGGATGCGGGACGCCCGGGAGGCGGCCCTGGCCTTCGTCGCCGGGCGCAGCGTCACGGACATCGTCCGCTACGGCGAGGAGATCTACGACGAGCGGATGGCCCAGCAGATCTACTCGGGCACGCACGCCCTGGCCCAGCAGCACCTCGACGCCGGGCAGCGGGTCTGGCTGGTCACCGCCACCCCGGTGGAGCTGGCCTCGATCATCGCCCGGCGGCTGAGCCTCACCGGCGCGCTGGGCACCGTCAGCGAGGTGGCGGACGGCAAGTACACCGGCCACCTCGTCGGGGAGCCGCTGCACGGGCCGGCCAAGGGCGCGGCCGTGCAGGCGCTGGCCGAGCGGGAGGGCCTCGACCTGTCCCGCTGCTGGGCCTATTCCGACTCGGTGAACGACCTGCCGATGCTGTCCCTCGTCGGCCATCCGGTGGCCATCAACCCGGATCCGGACCTGCGCGCCGTCGCCAAGGAGCGCGGCTGGCTGATCAAGGACTTCCGGACGGCCCGCAAGGCCATGAAGGTCGGTATCCCGACGGCCGCCGGCATCGGTGCCCTCGGCGGCGGCGTCGCGGCCGGCATGGCGCTGCGCCGCCGCTACGGCGGCACCTGA